In a single window of the Aridibaculum aurantiacum genome:
- a CDS encoding amino acid permease, translated as MSVLRKKSIDKIVADAEAGAADGHSSGLRKVLGVRDLTFMGIAAVVGAGIFSTIGSAAFSGGPGIAFLFIITAVTCGFSALCYAEFASRVPIAGSAYTYAYVSFGELIAWIIGWALILEYAIGNIVVAISWSGYFNNLLEAFNINLPAWLATNATTAKEAFTEAATSLTAGENVASLTKPLRQGYEAWTTAPLIGGYRFIVNLPAFIIVVLVTILAYIGIKESKKSTNFMVVFKIAVIIFIIIVGGFFVDLDNWQPFLPNGFGGVLAGVSAVFYAYIGFDAISTTAEECKNPQRDLPRGMIYSLLICTVLYILIALVLTGMVNYSELKVDDPLAYVFERLNMPWISYMISVSAVVATTSVLLVFQLGQPRIWMSMSRDGLLPKKFSNVHPRYQTPAFATIVTGFLVAIPALFIPSSIVTDLTSIGTLFAFVLVCAGVLLLPRIMKGPGKFQLPYINGKIIIPLMVIGFTFLSWQRINDAVANIGSESYQEVLFLVFMAVLYISALFSFLKNLSFIPVVGALCCAYLMIEIPADSWFWFFVWMGVGLVIYFIYGRRRSKLAE; from the coding sequence ATGAGCGTATTGCGGAAGAAATCGATTGATAAAATAGTAGCGGATGCCGAAGCCGGTGCAGCAGATGGTCACAGCTCAGGATTGCGGAAGGTATTGGGAGTGAGGGATCTTACTTTTATGGGTATTGCGGCCGTAGTAGGTGCGGGTATATTTTCTACTATTGGTTCTGCAGCATTTAGTGGAGGTCCTGGTATTGCTTTCTTATTCATTATTACCGCTGTCACCTGCGGTTTCAGTGCGCTTTGTTATGCAGAATTTGCCAGTAGGGTTCCCATTGCCGGTAGCGCTTATACATATGCATATGTTTCGTTTGGCGAATTAATAGCATGGATCATTGGGTGGGCGCTGATACTGGAATACGCTATAGGAAATATAGTAGTGGCCATTAGCTGGAGCGGCTACTTCAATAATTTATTGGAAGCTTTCAATATCAACCTGCCGGCTTGGCTGGCCACAAATGCCACCACTGCTAAAGAAGCTTTTACTGAAGCTGCTACTTCTCTTACTGCAGGTGAAAATGTTGCTTCGCTTACCAAACCCTTACGCCAGGGTTATGAAGCGTGGACAACAGCTCCTTTGATTGGCGGTTACCGTTTTATCGTAAATCTTCCGGCCTTCATTATTGTAGTACTGGTAACCATTCTTGCTTATATCGGTATAAAAGAAAGTAAGAAGAGCACCAACTTCATGGTGGTCTTCAAGATCGCGGTTATCATCTTTATCATTATTGTCGGCGGCTTCTTTGTTGACCTGGACAATTGGCAGCCGTTTCTTCCTAATGGCTTTGGTGGCGTATTGGCTGGTGTGTCAGCCGTATTTTATGCTTATATAGGCTTTGATGCTATTAGTACAACTGCGGAAGAATGTAAAAACCCACAGCGCGATCTGCCGCGAGGAATGATCTATTCGTTGTTGATATGTACTGTTCTTTATATCCTGATAGCGCTGGTGCTTACAGGTATGGTAAACTATTCTGAACTAAAAGTAGATGACCCGCTGGCTTATGTATTTGAACGTTTGAATATGCCATGGATCAGCTATATGATCTCCGTTAGTGCAGTGGTTGCTACTACCAGTGTTCTGTTGGTGTTCCAGCTTGGCCAGCCGCGCATATGGATGAGCATGAGTCGCGATGGCCTGTTGCCAAAGAAATTTTCAAATGTTCATCCGCGGTATCAAACACCTGCGTTTGCAACTATTGTCACCGGTTTTTTAGTAGCCATCCCCGCACTCTTTATTCCCAGCAGCATCGTTACCGACCTGACCAGTATAGGAACTTTATTCGCTTTTGTACTGGTATGTGCAGGTGTACTGCTATTGCCACGTATCATGAAGGGACCGGGTAAATTTCAGCTGCCTTACATCAATGGAAAGATCATCATACCGCTGATGGTTATTGGTTTCACTTTTCTTTCGTGGCAGCGCATCAATGATGCAGTTGCCAACATTGGCAGTGAGAGCTACCAGGAGGTGTTGTTCCTTGTATTTATGGCAGTATTGTACATTTCTGCTTTATTCTCTTTCTTAAAAAACCTTTCTTTCATTCCAGTGGTAGGTGCACTTTGTTGTGCATATTTAATGATTGAAATTCCGGCAGATAGCTGGTTCTGGTTCTTTGTATGGATGGGTGTGGGGCTGGTTATTTATTTCATTTATGGAAGGCGCAGGAGTAAGCTTGCGGAATAG
- a CDS encoding polyprenyl synthetase family protein: MQSFQELSKQFNHFFDTRHFPQNPQSLYEPCEYFLGMGGKRIRPVMCLMGNELFDAIIPDAFEVATAIELFHNFTLIHDDLMDKAPLRRGMETVHTKYGDSTAILSGDVMLIQAYEHLHNVKSPQLKRILHLFNKTAREVCEGQQLDMDFEKQDGVALDEYIHMIGLKTSVLIAASLKMGAILGGAGEGNAEHLYNFGLNLGLAFQIQDDYLDAFGDPAKVGKQVGGDIVANKKTFLMIKALETCSTTQREELDQLLQSNGEGKVEKVLEIFRNCGVDEWAKSLQQKYVQQAFDDIENIAVVSKRKQPMTELAEYLVKREY, encoded by the coding sequence ATGCAGTCATTCCAGGAGTTATCTAAGCAGTTCAACCATTTTTTTGATACACGTCATTTTCCTCAGAACCCTCAGTCTTTATACGAACCATGTGAGTATTTCCTTGGAATGGGTGGTAAGCGTATTCGCCCGGTGATGTGCCTGATGGGTAATGAACTGTTTGATGCAATCATTCCAGATGCTTTTGAAGTAGCCACTGCTATTGAGTTGTTTCACAACTTTACACTCATCCACGATGATTTGATGGACAAAGCACCCTTGCGTCGTGGAATGGAAACTGTACATACAAAATACGGTGACAGTACCGCGATATTATCTGGTGATGTGATGCTTATACAGGCTTATGAACACCTGCACAATGTAAAATCTCCTCAACTAAAGCGTATACTTCATTTGTTCAATAAAACAGCACGTGAAGTTTGCGAAGGCCAGCAACTGGATATGGATTTTGAAAAGCAGGATGGAGTAGCACTTGATGAATACATTCACATGATCGGTCTGAAGACTTCTGTGCTGATTGCGGCGAGCCTGAAGATGGGCGCCATACTCGGCGGGGCAGGTGAGGGTAATGCTGAACATCTTTACAACTTCGGTCTTAACCTCGGCCTTGCATTCCAGATACAAGATGATTACCTGGATGCATTTGGTGATCCGGCAAAAGTTGGTAAACAGGTAGGTGGAGATATTGTAGCTAATAAGAAAACATTCCTGATGATAAAAGCACTGGAAACCTGTTCAACTACTCAACGTGAAGAGCTCGATCAACTGCTTCAATCAAATGGAGAAGGTAAGGTAGAGAAGGTGCTTGAAATTTTTAGAAACTGCGGTGTAGATGAATGGGCGAAGAGCCTGCAACAGAAATATGTTCAGCAAGCTTTTGATGATATAGAGAATATAGCTGTTGTATCTAAACGAAAACAGCCAATGACTGAGCTGGCAGAGTACCTGGTAAAAAGAGAATATTAA
- a CDS encoding Smr/MutS family protein, with the protein MKYQVGDEIIVVHSNDEGKVIEIINDKMVLIEVKGVKFPAYMDQIDFPYFKRFTQKKLFPEQKKPKVYVDQVQKEKRRDEVKVEDGIWVALFPKFDTDIFGDDVVDIFKVYLINRTEEGYDFNYKYTFAGGHVDFEITSEIQGFKDFYLHDISFESLNDNPSFDFEFSLLQPSRYKAEFVEAHYKIKPKQLFKKIEELKEKNLPSLTHKLLDRYPDKAYEDSGLDLNRLQAAGFKIYDAKKVKQHLEPARSVVDLHIEKFVDSWKHLSNFEIITLQLKEFEKWYDLAVAHRLPSFIVIHGVGKGKLKEEIHDILKTKKDVKTFVNQYDARFGYGATEIFFQY; encoded by the coding sequence ATGAAGTACCAGGTTGGCGACGAAATTATAGTGGTGCACAGTAATGATGAGGGGAAGGTGATAGAGATCATTAACGACAAAATGGTGCTCATAGAGGTGAAGGGAGTGAAGTTCCCTGCTTACATGGACCAGATAGATTTTCCTTATTTCAAGCGGTTTACACAGAAAAAACTTTTTCCTGAACAGAAGAAGCCAAAGGTGTATGTAGACCAGGTGCAAAAGGAAAAACGTCGCGATGAAGTGAAAGTGGAAGATGGCATTTGGGTGGCTCTTTTTCCAAAATTTGATACTGATATTTTTGGCGATGATGTAGTGGATATATTCAAGGTCTACCTGATCAACCGGACCGAAGAAGGATATGATTTCAATTACAAGTACACTTTTGCTGGTGGCCATGTAGATTTTGAAATCACCAGCGAAATTCAAGGTTTCAAAGATTTTTACCTGCACGATATCAGCTTCGAAAGTTTGAATGATAATCCTTCATTTGATTTTGAATTTTCGCTGCTTCAGCCAAGTAGATACAAGGCTGAATTTGTAGAGGCGCATTATAAGATAAAGCCGAAGCAGTTGTTCAAAAAGATTGAGGAGCTGAAAGAAAAGAACCTGCCATCACTTACGCATAAGTTGCTGGATCGTTACCCTGATAAAGCTTACGAGGATTCTGGTTTAGATCTGAATCGTTTGCAGGCTGCAGGTTTCAAAATTTACGATGCTAAGAAAGTAAAGCAACACCTGGAGCCAGCACGCAGTGTAGTAGACCTGCATATAGAAAAATTTGTAGATAGCTGGAAGCACCTTTCTAATTTTGAGATCATAACACTGCAGTTGAAGGAGTTTGAAAAATGGTATGATCTTGCCGTGGCTCATCGTCTTCCTTCATTCATCGTTATTCATGGTGTGGGAAAAGGAAAGCTGAAGGAAGAGATACACGATATACTGAAGACCAAGAAGGATGTAAAGACCTTCGTTAACCAATACGATGCAAGGTTTGGATACGGCGCTACGGAGATATTTTTCCAGTATTGA
- a CDS encoding GNAT family N-acetyltransferase has translation MIKLEYFTKEDFQQLIDWIDNEDLLANWAGSLFSFPLTHHSLEWYLDKTNDPQTSDAMVYKAVSTDTGKAVGHISLGSISRKNSSARITRVLIGDDSFKGKGLCCKMVTAILKIAFKQLQLHKVSLGVYDFNKKALGCYTKCGFVTEGVMRDVLKTDDGYWSLVEMSILEDEWRALHPK, from the coding sequence ATGATAAAGCTTGAATATTTCACTAAAGAAGATTTTCAACAACTAATAGATTGGATAGATAATGAAGACCTGTTAGCTAATTGGGCTGGCTCTTTATTTAGTTTCCCGCTTACGCACCATAGCCTGGAGTGGTACCTTGATAAAACTAATGATCCGCAAACTTCGGATGCGATGGTTTATAAAGCAGTCTCCACCGATACAGGAAAAGCAGTTGGACATATTTCATTGGGATCTATAAGCAGGAAAAACAGCTCGGCACGCATCACCCGTGTACTTATAGGCGATGATAGTTTTAAAGGCAAAGGTCTATGTTGTAAAATGGTAACGGCCATTTTGAAAATTGCATTTAAACAACTGCAGCTACATAAAGTATCACTAGGTGTTTATGATTTTAATAAAAAGGCACTGGGCTGTTATACCAAGTGCGGTTTTGTTACAGAAGGTGTGATGCGCGATGTGCTTAAAACAGATGATGGTTATTGGAGCCTGGTGGAGATGAGCATACTGGAAGATGAATGGAGAGCGCTTCATCCAAAATGA
- a CDS encoding pyridoxine 5'-phosphate synthase, whose protein sequence is MTKLSVNINKFATIRNSRGGNNPDVLKAALDAERFGADGVTVHPRPDERHIRYADVRAIKPALKTEFNIEGNPTEQKFVDLVLEVKPHQVTLVPDAEGQLTSDHGWDTVKHKDYLVELVSIFKNAGIRTSIFVDPVEAMIEGAAKTGTERIELYTEGYAKQFIENKEAAIEPYVKAAELANKLGLGINAGHDLDLDNLQYFSDNIPGLLEVSIGHALICDALYLGYENAIQLYKRCLTKG, encoded by the coding sequence ATGACAAAACTCAGTGTAAACATCAACAAGTTTGCGACCATTAGAAACAGTCGTGGAGGTAATAATCCGGATGTATTAAAAGCTGCCCTGGATGCGGAACGATTTGGTGCTGATGGTGTGACGGTGCATCCGCGACCTGATGAAAGACACATCCGTTATGCAGATGTTCGTGCTATAAAACCTGCTCTGAAAACAGAGTTCAACATAGAAGGCAATCCTACAGAACAGAAGTTTGTAGATCTTGTTTTGGAAGTAAAGCCGCACCAGGTAACACTTGTTCCTGATGCTGAAGGACAACTAACATCTGATCATGGATGGGATACCGTAAAGCATAAGGATTACCTGGTAGAATTGGTTTCCATTTTCAAGAATGCAGGCATCCGCACTTCCATATTTGTTGACCCTGTAGAAGCAATGATAGAAGGCGCTGCCAAAACCGGGACAGAAAGAATAGAACTGTACACGGAAGGATATGCAAAACAGTTCATTGAAAATAAAGAAGCTGCAATAGAACCTTATGTAAAGGCTGCGGAGCTTGCAAATAAATTAGGATTAGGCATCAACGCAGGTCACGACCTAGACCTGGATAATCTTCAATATTTTTCTGATAACATACCCGGGCTACTGGAAGTATCTATTGGCCATGCACTTATTTGCGATGCCTTATACCTTGGGTATGAGAATGCTATACAGTTGTATAAGAGATGCTTAACAAAGGGGTAA
- a CDS encoding HD domain-containing protein: MTLIDQKWQQLTAFNPDTELKNTLLHEIKSAYTAPGRHFHNLDHIEQMLQLCDEHIAALQNPVVVGFAIVYHDIIYNTERRDNEEQSAEKARRHLKAINLKRSFISEVEAFILATKDHVIPEEVVNKNDLAFFLDFDLAVLGSSEFAYEQYRKDIRQEYLQYRTHVYKEGRKQAMLQLLKKDHLYYTNAFRELYEQQARENINNELAEFA, from the coding sequence ATGACATTGATCGATCAAAAGTGGCAGCAACTGACTGCTTTCAATCCAGATACTGAACTTAAGAATACATTACTGCACGAAATAAAATCTGCTTATACAGCACCGGGTAGGCATTTTCATAATCTTGATCATATTGAACAAATGCTGCAATTGTGCGATGAGCATATTGCTGCGCTGCAAAATCCTGTAGTGGTAGGCTTTGCCATTGTGTACCACGATATCATTTATAACACCGAGCGCAGGGATAATGAAGAGCAAAGTGCTGAAAAGGCGAGGAGGCATCTGAAAGCTATCAACCTGAAGCGTTCATTTATTTCAGAAGTGGAGGCATTTATTCTTGCAACCAAGGATCATGTTATTCCAGAGGAAGTGGTTAATAAAAATGACTTAGCCTTCTTCCTGGATTTTGATCTTGCTGTTTTAGGTTCGTCAGAATTTGCATACGAACAATATAGGAAAGACATCAGGCAGGAGTATTTGCAATACCGTACACATGTTTATAAAGAGGGAAGAAAGCAGGCAATGCTGCAGTTATTGAAGAAAGATCACCTGTATTATACCAACGCGTTCAGGGAACTATACGAGCAACAGGCAAGAGAAAACATTAACAATGAACTTGCTGAATTCGCCTGA
- a CDS encoding beta strand repeat-containing protein, translated as MRKLYLTLVGVLIFWSLQAQLTGTMTIDNTLPTTGNNYNSFTDAFNALNTSGVGPGGVTFDVIADRTFTENPPVLNATGTAANQIIFRKAGAGANPKIIQASDGTLSPTFGGHGDGLVQINGGDWITFDAIDLQANGTTANPGALDYGYYITKASATDASKNVNIRNCNITLQKANTQSCGVFVSNISGTATVTVTSEGGRAENIKIFKNNISNVYHGVQVRGFAHTSSPYNFYDQNIEVGKQDSGNIISDFAGGSVTAYGIYAIQQNNLKANYNSITGGDGTTSNLYGIFLGTSANANVDFDFNTIQLNIGTTGQLTGIYLNAGTTTGTTNTQNVRNNTITNFTRGGATGVTYFIYATSNYPQNLNISNNTIGNSTFASSGAVYGMYNISNPVNTFINNNTIQNITRTSTSASAVLFGIGWNNSSATTQFSISGNTIHSLTGMGSTGIVGGITVGSQNLINIFKNKIYNITSDHASGVVNGIQIATGSITTNIYNNLIGELKTPSSSSTSADAIRGISSLTVSANSSVNLWHNTIYLDATSSGTNFYTSGIFHTTSTTATTATLNMFNNLVVNVSTPNGTGVASVLRRSSTTTTNFGDANNNLYYAGTPSANNVIYYDGTNVDQTLADYKARFPQAEGNSKTEDVSGKFLSTSGSSPLFLHIDPTQPTQIESGGIPLAGVTDDFDGQTRSTTSPDIGADEFDGIGVDLTGPAITYTQLGNTSTTSSRALTVTITDPSGVQSGANGPRLYYRKAGTATYYFDANPTVSGNTYTFTFDFAAIGGVSAGTTIEYYVAAQDQAGNGSTSPSGGSGVNPPGTTPPAAPATFEIIPALSGSYLVGVGETYANITAIATAINSRTVEITGNVVFELTNTYDGTTGETFPINFNEFQSTNPNWTVTIRPATGVTNRVTAGDPASSLTIGLINFTGGDRYLLDGRPGGTGSTNEWTLRNTRTTASIGSVIRLVDGANFNVIRNLNLESQATSATTGLIYFHTSSSADSVGNSFNTITDNFFRGRTDVANAHSVSVYSSGTAAAPNRDNSITNNTMVDFTSAGVSISATGNGPNWIITGNNMYNTITSSSTQNGILLASTTSTGVVISNNVIGGSGFDAAGTWTNSGNVVVTGINITNGLATVTNNRIANITSTNTGTTARTRGISYTGSLANSVIENNQVHDLSSSGAAVSYTAGNQAAVGIHYFPTGFQSASIKGNTIFNISIENTTALTTTNIAAGIVVTNMGGSVTQNVVYNIRNKSTGTTANQPPVAAGIYARFLSGLLTNNMISVGEGEINDVQFTGILVAGGELTNYSPMYVLHNSVYVGGNATGSNSSFAFLRGNNTTTSQLQADTLYNNIFVNMRTGGGANHFAIGNQGTEAATNWQSNYNNLYSSNPTTIGFWNATGYDFDGWKSVSGQDANSKSVPVTFANINIADLHLAGSSVGDVNLAGTPIAAVPVDFDGDPRNATSPYMGADEANVTLPVIVNYFRGVRQMNEHQLTWKVTCTSNTVFSIERSSDSRNFTSIGTIRATLADCANPFNFTDSRPLEGTNYYRLKMTDADGRATYSITIALLNKHAGFEIVGLNPSLVAGSTTYLNVTAARNTALTLSITDVNGRTVQQAVKQVPSGSALLPVDVSTLAAGIYHLTGTTTDGYKKTIRFVKQ; from the coding sequence ATGAGAAAACTCTACTTAACACTTGTAGGTGTTCTTATTTTCTGGTCGTTGCAGGCGCAACTAACAGGAACAATGACCATCGACAACACACTGCCTACCACGGGCAACAATTACAACAGTTTTACTGACGCCTTCAACGCTCTCAACACTTCTGGTGTCGGACCTGGAGGTGTAACATTTGATGTAATTGCAGACAGAACTTTTACAGAAAATCCACCGGTGCTGAACGCAACCGGGACTGCCGCTAATCAAATTATTTTCAGGAAAGCGGGAGCCGGTGCAAATCCTAAAATAATCCAGGCCTCAGACGGAACGCTTTCACCCACCTTTGGTGGTCATGGCGATGGCCTGGTTCAGATAAATGGCGGCGACTGGATAACTTTTGATGCAATAGACTTACAGGCAAACGGAACGACAGCAAACCCGGGGGCTTTAGATTATGGTTATTACATTACAAAAGCTTCTGCAACTGACGCATCTAAGAACGTGAATATACGCAACTGCAACATCACGCTGCAGAAGGCTAATACACAGTCGTGCGGTGTCTTCGTCTCCAATATCTCAGGTACTGCTACTGTAACAGTAACTAGTGAAGGCGGAAGAGCAGAAAATATAAAGATCTTTAAGAACAACATCAGCAATGTGTACCACGGGGTTCAGGTTAGGGGTTTTGCACATACTTCAAGTCCATATAATTTTTATGACCAGAACATTGAAGTGGGCAAGCAGGATAGTGGTAATATCATCAGTGACTTTGCAGGAGGTAGTGTAACAGCTTATGGCATCTACGCTATTCAGCAAAATAATTTGAAGGCCAACTACAATAGCATAACTGGTGGAGACGGAACTACTTCAAATTTGTACGGGATCTTTTTAGGTACGTCTGCTAATGCTAATGTAGATTTTGATTTCAACACCATTCAACTAAACATAGGAACTACTGGCCAGTTAACTGGAATTTACCTAAACGCCGGAACAACTACAGGTACAACTAATACCCAGAATGTACGTAACAATACTATAACCAACTTTACAAGAGGAGGTGCCACCGGTGTTACTTACTTCATATATGCAACTTCGAATTATCCGCAGAACCTGAATATCTCGAACAATACAATTGGCAACAGCACCTTTGCAAGTAGTGGTGCTGTATACGGCATGTATAATATCAGCAATCCGGTAAATACTTTCATCAATAACAATACAATACAAAACATTACCAGGACTTCTACCTCTGCTTCAGCGGTCTTGTTTGGTATAGGATGGAACAACTCTTCGGCTACAACGCAGTTTAGTATTTCAGGTAACACCATCCATTCCTTAACAGGTATGGGTTCGACAGGCATTGTTGGCGGTATCACTGTAGGATCGCAAAACCTGATCAACATTTTCAAAAACAAGATCTACAACATTACCAGCGACCATGCTTCTGGAGTAGTGAACGGGATACAAATTGCTACTGGAAGTATCACAACAAACATCTACAACAATTTGATAGGGGAACTGAAGACTCCGAGTTCCAGTTCTACCAGTGCTGACGCTATCCGGGGAATTAGCAGCCTTACTGTTTCAGCAAATAGTTCAGTGAACCTATGGCACAATACAATTTACCTAGATGCTACCTCCAGCGGAACTAACTTCTATACATCCGGCATTTTTCATACTACCAGTACAACAGCAACCACTGCCACTCTCAATATGTTTAATAACCTGGTGGTGAATGTTTCTACTCCAAACGGTACTGGCGTGGCTTCTGTTTTACGCAGATCATCCACCACTACTACCAATTTCGGCGATGCTAATAACAACCTGTATTATGCTGGTACACCATCTGCTAACAATGTGATCTATTATGATGGAACAAATGTGGACCAGACACTGGCTGATTACAAAGCCCGCTTCCCACAAGCAGAAGGTAATAGTAAGACAGAGGATGTTTCTGGGAAATTCCTAAGCACTTCTGGAAGTTCACCGCTGTTTCTTCATATCGATCCTACACAGCCAACGCAAATAGAAAGTGGTGGCATTCCATTAGCAGGTGTAACAGACGATTTTGATGGACAAACCCGCAGCACAACCTCGCCTGATATAGGTGCTGATGAATTTGATGGAATTGGTGTTGATCTTACCGGACCTGCCATCACTTATACTCAGTTGGGTAACACTTCTACTACGTCCTCCAGAGCATTGACAGTAACTATTACAGACCCAAGTGGTGTGCAATCTGGTGCGAATGGTCCGCGTCTTTATTACCGTAAGGCAGGCACAGCTACATATTATTTTGATGCTAATCCTACTGTATCTGGTAATACATACACGTTCACGTTTGATTTTGCAGCCATTGGTGGCGTATCTGCGGGCACAACAATAGAATATTATGTAGCAGCGCAGGATCAAGCTGGAAATGGTTCCACCTCTCCTTCAGGCGGCTCCGGTGTTAATCCTCCTGGAACAACTCCACCTGCAGCGCCGGCAACTTTTGAGATCATTCCTGCACTTAGCGGCTCATACCTTGTGGGTGTGGGAGAAACTTATGCCAACATTACTGCAATAGCGACTGCTATAAATTCCAGAACAGTAGAAATAACGGGTAATGTGGTGTTTGAGTTGACCAACACCTATGACGGTACAACAGGGGAAACCTTTCCTATAAATTTCAATGAGTTCCAATCAACAAATCCTAATTGGACAGTTACCATTCGTCCTGCAACAGGTGTTACCAATAGGGTAACAGCAGGTGACCCTGCCTCCAGCTTAACGATTGGCCTCATAAACTTTACTGGTGGAGATAGATATTTATTAGACGGCAGACCAGGGGGAACCGGCAGTACAAATGAGTGGACGCTTCGTAATACTCGTACTACGGCCTCTATTGGATCCGTCATAAGATTGGTGGACGGTGCTAACTTCAACGTAATCCGGAATCTTAACCTCGAGAGTCAGGCGACATCCGCTACTACTGGTTTGATCTATTTTCATACGTCGTCTTCTGCCGATTCAGTAGGAAATTCTTTCAATACAATAACTGATAATTTTTTCAGAGGAAGAACAGACGTTGCCAACGCACATTCGGTTTCTGTCTATTCTTCAGGTACAGCTGCTGCACCAAATCGTGATAACAGCATCACGAATAATACCATGGTTGATTTCACCTCGGCAGGTGTTAGTATTAGTGCAACCGGTAATGGTCCTAACTGGATCATTACAGGAAATAACATGTACAATACCATCACCTCATCATCAACACAAAATGGTATACTGTTGGCATCTACCACTAGTACAGGTGTTGTTATTAGTAATAATGTAATAGGTGGTAGTGGTTTTGATGCTGCTGGAACCTGGACAAACTCTGGAAACGTAGTGGTAACTGGAATTAATATCACGAATGGTTTAGCAACTGTGACCAATAACAGAATAGCTAACATAACATCAACAAACACTGGAACAACTGCCCGTACACGAGGCATTAGTTATACAGGGTCATTGGCAAATTCTGTAATTGAGAATAACCAGGTACATGATCTTTCATCTAGCGGCGCTGCTGTCAGTTACACCGCCGGAAACCAGGCAGCTGTTGGTATACACTATTTTCCAACCGGTTTTCAGTCAGCAAGTATTAAAGGCAATACTATATTCAACATTTCAATAGAAAATACAACGGCGCTGACTACAACTAATATTGCAGCTGGCATTGTAGTAACTAATATGGGAGGTTCTGTAACACAAAATGTGGTTTATAACATCCGCAACAAGTCTACAGGTACCACTGCCAACCAGCCACCAGTTGCGGCAGGTATTTATGCTCGGTTCTTGTCTGGTTTGTTGACGAACAATATGATCTCCGTTGGTGAAGGAGAAATCAATGATGTTCAGTTCACTGGTATACTTGTAGCCGGTGGCGAGCTGACGAATTATTCGCCAATGTATGTTTTGCATAATTCTGTATATGTAGGCGGTAACGCTACAGGTTCTAATAGCTCTTTTGCTTTCTTAAGAGGAAATAACACCACTACCTCTCAGCTGCAAGCGGATACTTTGTATAACAATATTTTTGTGAACATGCGTACAGGCGGAGGAGCTAATCATTTTGCTATAGGTAACCAAGGCACAGAAGCAGCTACAAACTGGCAATCCAACTACAACAACCTGTATAGCAGCAATCCTACTACTATAGGATTTTGGAACGCTACTGGTTATGATTTTGATGGCTGGAAATCAGTATCAGGTCAAGATGCAAATTCAAAGTCAGTACCAGTTACATTCGCTAACATCAACATTGCTGATCTACACCTGGCAGGGTCTTCTGTTGGTGATGTAAACCTGGCGGGAACACCTATAGCTGCTGTTCCGGTTGACTTTGACGGAGACCCTCGTAACGCTACATCACCTTACATGGGTGCAGATGAAGCAAACGTTACTCTTCCGGTTATCGTCAACTATTTCCGTGGTGTGCGTCAAATGAACGAGCACCAGCTTACATGGAAGGTGACCTGCACTTCTAACACCGTGTTTAGCATTGAAAGAAGTTCAGACAGTCGCAACTTTACCAGCATTGGTACTATCCGCGCTACATTGGCTGATTGTGCTAATCCTTTCAACTTCACCGATAGCCGTCCTTTAGAAGGAACTAACTACTACAGGTTGAAGATGACAGATGCAGATGGAAGAGCTACTTATTCAATTACCATTGCACTGTTGAACAAACATGCCGGATTTGAAATAGTAGGATTGAATCCATCTTTGGTAGCAGGTAGCACCACTTACCTGAATGTAACGGCAGCACGTAATACAGCACTTACACTAAGCATCACAGATGTGAATGGAAGAACTGTTCAGCAGGCTGTGAAGCAGGTGCCTTCTGGTTCTGCATTGCTTCCTGTAGATGTGAGCACACTAGCAGCTGGTATCTACCACCTGACCGGTACAACAACAGATGGCTACAAGAAAACCATCCGATTTGTAAAACAATAA